From a single Brassica napus cultivar Da-Ae chromosome C9, Da-Ae, whole genome shotgun sequence genomic region:
- the LOC106417195 gene encoding uncharacterized protein LOC106417195: protein MRFDLDKVVNPKAYIWRPTVSKTAMEDYLKCFVAWPANSVVFESNTQNSPHLQQSVSSTSKTQKSPLSAASSAKQPAASSKAKSMNEESPSTPPALTNKPAGTQKKKSPVTPTSPLRRSERNKFKPNQKVKLLDLSENKVIVAEGRWSSNNPEHLVHFEPLGPGGCRIFVDVVKVKDAAVWRTTSEIEYMEDALGSCLAWPEDKVVMA from the exons ATGAGGTTTGACTTGGATAAGGTTGTAAATCCAAAGGCATATATATGGAGGCCTACAGTTAGCAAGACAGCTATGGAGGATTATCTGAAATGCTTTGTAGCATGGCCTGCAAATAGCGTTGTATTTGAGTCAAATACACAAAATTCTCCTCATCTACAACAATCAGTAAGTTCAACTTCAAAGACTCAAAAGTCTCCATTAAGTGCAGCATCTTCGGCGAAGCAACCGGCAGCGAGTTCTAAAGCTAAGTCTATGAATGAGGAGTCTCCGTCAACTCCCCCAGCTCTTACAAATAAACCAGCAGGTACTCAGAAAAAGAAGTCTCCAGTAACTCCAACATCTCCTCTTCGCAGATCAGAG CGTAACAAATTCAAGCCAAATCAAAAAGTTAAGCTCCTTGATCTCTCAGAAAATAAGGTGATTGTAGCTGAAGGTCGTTGGTCATCGAATAATCCAGAACATCTTGTCCACTTTGAACCTTTGGGCCCTGGTGGATGTCGAATCTTTGTTGATGTTGTGAAGGTTAAAGATGCTGCTGTGTGGAGGACAACATCTGAGATCGAGTATATGGAAGATGCACTTGGAAGCTGTCTTGCCTGGCCAGAGGATAAAGTTGTAATG GCGTAA